A stretch of the Bartonella henselae str. Houston-1 genome encodes the following:
- a CDS encoding DsbA family protein, giving the protein MITQPQYLKTKRITKFLITVTLSILLCSPSLSNERSSEKTLQNLKTQLLEDSSFLSKLREKITPHIDDHDIQKIIRDYLLTNPEIIIEMQLILQDKLEKQSAQNTQKQASIINSLKKQIFQSPYDAVLGNPNGKRVLVDFFDYNCGYCKISYPYIENLIKEYPDLRVIIKDLPILGSDSMAAHIVAYAFRKQFPEKYPQFYKELLTHQSRANEIKAIKIAVSLGADEKKLRNAIKDSSLQNAFKKNIQIASRLNITGTPSYIIGDKLLIGAVSEEILKEAIENMQ; this is encoded by the coding sequence ATGATCACTCAACCTCAATACCTAAAAACAAAGCGCATTACAAAATTTTTAATAACAGTTACATTGAGTATTTTGCTTTGTTCACCTTCTCTCTCGAACGAAAGATCAAGCGAAAAAACACTCCAAAACCTTAAAACACAACTTCTGGAAGATTCTAGCTTTTTATCTAAACTTAGAGAAAAAATTACACCACATATTGATGATCACGATATTCAAAAGATTATAAGAGATTATCTCCTTACTAATCCAGAAATTATAATTGAGATGCAGCTTATTCTTCAAGACAAGCTAGAAAAACAAAGTGCGCAAAATACCCAAAAACAAGCTTCAATTATCAACTCATTGAAAAAGCAAATTTTTCAGTCCCCTTATGATGCTGTTTTGGGAAATCCAAATGGTAAAAGAGTGCTAGTTGATTTTTTTGATTATAATTGTGGATATTGTAAAATTTCTTATCCATACATAGAAAACTTAATAAAAGAATACCCAGACCTACGGGTTATTATCAAAGATTTACCAATTTTGGGATCTGATTCCATGGCAGCACATATTGTTGCTTATGCTTTTCGAAAACAATTTCCAGAAAAATATCCTCAGTTTTATAAAGAGCTTTTAACGCATCAGAGTCGCGCAAACGAAATCAAAGCTATAAAAATAGCAGTTTCATTAGGAGCAGATGAAAAGAAACTGCGCAATGCAATCAAAGATTCTAGCTTGCAAAACGCCTTTAAAAAAAATATTCAAATTGCCTCTAGACTGAATATTACGGGAACACCTTCTTATATAATTGGTGATAAATTACTCATCGGAGCTGTGAGTGAAGAAATCCTCAAAGAAGCCATAGAAAATATGCAATGA
- the glpD gene encoding glycerol-3-phosphate dehydrogenase, with protein sequence MMKSEIMETATHYDLFIIGGGINGCGLARDAAGRGFKVGLAEMNDLASGTSSASTKLIHGGLRYLEYYEFRLVREALKEREIIWRMAPHIVRPLRFLLPYHKKLRPAWMLRFGLFIYDYLGNWNQKLWRSKTVNFSKSFCSILKEEYHKGFEYSDARVDDARLVIANARDAEKWGAVIKVRTEVLSLKSEEKKWVVILRDKLSGKESCVTASYVANMTGPWINHILSNVLDCKENPPVRLVRGSHILVPKLYAHDRAYIFQNGDGRILFSIPYQEEFTLLGTTDCGYQGDPADVHITDTEIDYICTAASEYFVQPVLRESIVWTYSGVRPLYDDGASKAQEITRDYVLKEMGTESTPRILNLYGGKITTYRKLAEDAMKFVEKALGKKGKPWTINSTLPGGDFPHNKLDTIENKIALLVPDLDAFTYRRLARSYGCEALMIFANGKADKGKNFGHGLYEVEVKWLMEKEWAKTCEDVLWRRSKLGLLFNKKEINALTAYMQKIQDNEQNS encoded by the coding sequence ATGATGAAAAGTGAAATTATGGAAACTGCAACGCATTATGACCTTTTTATTATTGGTGGAGGGATAAATGGATGTGGCTTAGCAAGAGACGCAGCAGGACGTGGATTTAAAGTGGGATTGGCTGAAATGAATGATCTTGCATCCGGTACATCAAGTGCATCAACAAAGCTCATTCATGGCGGTCTTCGTTATCTTGAATATTATGAATTCAGACTTGTTCGTGAAGCACTGAAAGAACGCGAGATCATTTGGCGTATGGCTCCGCATATTGTGCGTCCTTTGCGTTTTCTTCTCCCTTATCATAAAAAATTACGTCCTGCTTGGATGTTGCGTTTTGGGCTCTTCATTTATGATTATCTTGGTAACTGGAATCAAAAATTGTGGCGTAGTAAAACGGTTAATTTTTCAAAGAGTTTTTGCTCTATACTTAAGGAAGAATATCATAAAGGTTTTGAATATTCTGATGCAAGAGTAGATGATGCTCGTTTAGTGATTGCAAATGCTCGTGATGCAGAAAAGTGGGGGGCTGTAATAAAAGTACGAACGGAAGTTCTGTCTTTAAAAAGTGAAGAAAAAAAATGGGTTGTGATTCTTCGAGATAAATTAAGCGGTAAAGAATCCTGCGTTACGGCTTCTTATGTTGCAAATATGACGGGTCCTTGGATTAATCATATTTTGTCAAATGTATTAGACTGTAAAGAGAATCCACCGGTACGACTTGTCAGAGGTTCTCATATTCTAGTTCCAAAGCTTTATGCTCATGATCGTGCTTATATTTTCCAAAACGGAGATGGGCGTATTCTGTTTTCCATTCCATATCAGGAAGAGTTTACATTGCTTGGAACAACAGATTGTGGTTATCAGGGTGATCCAGCTGATGTTCATATTACCGATACAGAGATTGACTATATCTGCACAGCAGCGAGTGAATATTTTGTGCAACCGGTATTGCGTGAAAGCATTGTCTGGACTTACTCTGGTGTCCGTCCTCTCTATGACGATGGTGCTTCAAAAGCACAAGAGATCACGCGTGATTATGTTTTGAAGGAAATGGGTACAGAAAGTACACCAAGAATCCTTAATCTTTATGGTGGTAAGATTACAACTTATCGCAAATTAGCTGAAGATGCGATGAAATTTGTTGAAAAAGCGCTTGGTAAAAAGGGAAAACCATGGACAATCAACTCAACGCTTCCTGGAGGCGATTTTCCACATAATAAGCTGGATACAATAGAAAATAAGATTGCTCTTTTAGTTCCAGATTTAGATGCTTTTACATATCGCAGACTTGCAAGGTCTTATGGTTGCGAGGCGTTGATGATATTTGCAAATGGTAAAGCCGACAAGGGAAAGAATTTTGGACATGGACTTTATGAAGTAGAAGTAAAATGGCTCATGGAAAAGGAATGGGCTAAAACGTGCGAAGATGTTTTATGGCGCCGCTCAAAACTTGGTCTTTTATTTAATAAAAAAGAGATTAATGCTCTTACTGCTTATATGCAAAAAATACAAGACAATGAACAAAATTCATGA